A DNA window from Methylobacterium sp. NMS14P contains the following coding sequences:
- a CDS encoding ABC transporter ATP-binding protein, whose product MATSPLPPPVLTVEHLTMRFGGLTAVSDLSFEARRGDITALIGPNGAGKTTVFNCITGFYKPTEGMLTLAHADGTSHLLERLPNHKVNRTARVARTFQNIRLFQGMTVLENLLVAQHAPLMRASGYTILGLLGLRTYRDAQAAAIERAKAWLDRIDLMKRADDPAGALPYGAQRRLEIARAMCTDPVLLCLDEPAAGLNPRESAELNGLLRHIRDEHDTSVLLIEHDMSVVMEISDHVVVLDYGVKIADGSPAEVRADPKVIAAYLGVEDEEVEAVEAEVGITVPHADTQTGASA is encoded by the coding sequence ATGGCGACGTCACCCCTCCCCCCGCCGGTGCTCACGGTCGAGCACCTGACCATGCGGTTCGGCGGCCTCACCGCCGTCTCCGACCTGTCCTTCGAGGCGCGCCGCGGCGACATCACCGCGCTGATCGGCCCGAACGGGGCCGGCAAGACCACGGTGTTCAACTGCATCACCGGCTTCTACAAGCCCACCGAGGGCATGCTGACGCTGGCCCACGCCGACGGCACGTCGCATCTGCTGGAGCGGCTTCCCAACCACAAGGTGAACCGCACCGCGCGGGTCGCCCGCACCTTCCAGAACATCCGCCTGTTCCAGGGCATGACCGTCCTGGAGAACCTGCTCGTCGCCCAGCACGCGCCGCTGATGCGGGCCTCGGGCTACACGATCCTCGGGCTGCTCGGTCTCAGGACCTACCGGGACGCGCAGGCCGCGGCGATCGAGCGGGCGAAGGCCTGGCTCGACCGGATTGACCTGATGAAGCGGGCCGACGACCCGGCCGGCGCCCTGCCCTACGGCGCGCAGCGGCGCCTGGAGATCGCCCGGGCGATGTGCACCGACCCGGTGCTGCTCTGCCTCGACGAGCCGGCCGCCGGCCTCAACCCGCGGGAATCGGCGGAGCTCAACGGGCTCCTGCGCCACATCCGCGACGAGCACGACACCTCGGTGCTGCTAATCGAGCACGACATGTCGGTGGTGATGGAGATCTCCGACCACGTGGTCGTGCTCGATTACGGCGTGAAGATCGCCGACGGCTCCCCCGCCGAGGTGCGGGCCGACCCGAAGGTGATCGCCGCCTATCTCGGCGTCGAGGACGAGGAGGTCGAGGCCGTGGAGGCCGAGGTCGGGATCACCGTGCCGCACGCCGACACCCAGACGGGAGCCTCGGCATGA